Proteins encoded within one genomic window of Cellulomonas xiejunii:
- a CDS encoding carbohydrate ABC transporter permease — MTTTPPPIQVVLPPANGTGDVTSTLRATKRRLTSPWATVAAIVLATVWTIPTFGLLVTSFRPAADINSTGWWTVLTNPNFTLENYEVVLATDSSQSLLPFIINSVVITIPSVVLPIFLATLAAYSFAWMQFRGRDALFVAVFALQVVPIQVTLIPLLTIYADIGVAGTFWAVWISHTMFGLPLAVFLLHNFMREIPGELVEAARVDGAAHVTVFFRLMLPLLKPALAAFGIYQFLWVWNDLLVALTFAGSSNQVAPMTVALFNLTGTRGSQWFLLSAGAFVSIIVPAAVFLALQRYFVRGLLAGSVKG; from the coding sequence ATGACCACGACACCGCCCCCCATCCAGGTCGTCCTGCCGCCCGCGAACGGCACGGGCGACGTCACCTCGACGCTGCGCGCGACGAAGCGGCGCCTGACGTCCCCGTGGGCCACGGTCGCGGCGATCGTGCTCGCGACGGTGTGGACGATCCCCACCTTCGGCCTGCTGGTCACGTCGTTCCGGCCCGCGGCCGACATCAACTCCACCGGCTGGTGGACGGTCCTGACCAACCCGAACTTCACGCTCGAGAACTACGAGGTGGTGCTGGCCACCGACTCCTCGCAGTCGCTGCTGCCGTTCATCATCAACTCGGTCGTCATCACGATCCCGTCGGTCGTGCTGCCGATCTTCCTGGCGACGCTCGCGGCGTACTCGTTCGCGTGGATGCAGTTCCGGGGCCGTGACGCGCTGTTCGTCGCGGTGTTCGCGCTGCAGGTCGTGCCCATCCAGGTCACGCTCATCCCGTTGCTGACGATCTACGCCGACATCGGGGTGGCCGGCACGTTCTGGGCGGTGTGGATCTCGCACACCATGTTCGGGCTGCCGCTGGCCGTCTTCCTGCTGCACAACTTCATGCGCGAGATCCCGGGCGAGCTCGTCGAGGCGGCGCGCGTCGACGGGGCCGCGCACGTGACCGTCTTCTTCCGCCTCATGCTGCCGCTGCTCAAGCCCGCCCTCGCCGCGTTCGGCATCTACCAGTTCCTGTGGGTGTGGAACGACCTGCTGGTCGCCCTGACGTTCGCCGGGTCGTCCAACCAGGTCGCACCCATGACGGTCGCGCTGTTCAACCTGACCGGCACGCGCGGGTCGCAGTGGTTCCTGCTGTCGGCGGGCGCGTTCGTCTCGATCATCGTGCCCGCGGCGGTGTTCCTGGCGCTGCAGCGCTACTTCGTCCGCGGTCTGCTCGCGGGGTCCGTCAAGGGCTGA
- a CDS encoding carbohydrate ABC transporter permease, with the protein MNVADKLVAMVLALAAFAVVIGLILFVVSLLERRGARRVAWFFVGPTVLLLIVGLLYPAGRTVVRSLFDAAGSSFIGIANYTAIFSSPDQLVVLRNTVLWVLVTPFVATIVGLLYAIWVNGARGEAVAKALIFLPMAISFVGASIIWKFVYEYRFYDPDVRVNPEQIGLLNQLLVWLGLQPQQFLLNQPWNNLFLIVVMIWIQAGFAMTILSAAIKAIPMEITEAATLDGVSSTQLFRYVTVPAIRPTLVVVLTTIAIGCLKVFDIVRTMTGGLYGTSVVANEFYTQSFTAGNQGLGAALAVLLFVLVIPIIVYNVRQLRQAEAR; encoded by the coding sequence ATGAACGTCGCGGACAAGCTCGTCGCGATGGTGCTGGCGCTGGCGGCGTTCGCCGTCGTGATCGGTCTGATCCTGTTCGTCGTCTCGTTGCTCGAGCGGCGCGGTGCCCGCCGCGTCGCCTGGTTCTTCGTCGGCCCGACGGTGCTGCTGCTCATCGTCGGTCTGCTCTACCCCGCGGGCCGCACCGTCGTGCGCTCGCTGTTCGACGCAGCCGGCTCGTCGTTCATCGGCATCGCGAACTACACGGCCATCTTCAGCTCACCCGACCAGCTGGTCGTCCTGCGCAACACCGTGCTGTGGGTGCTGGTCACGCCGTTCGTCGCGACGATCGTCGGGCTGCTGTACGCGATCTGGGTGAACGGTGCCCGCGGCGAGGCGGTCGCCAAGGCGCTGATCTTCCTGCCGATGGCGATCTCGTTCGTCGGCGCGTCGATCATCTGGAAGTTCGTCTACGAGTACCGGTTCTACGACCCGGACGTCCGGGTGAACCCCGAGCAGATCGGGCTGCTGAACCAGCTCCTGGTGTGGCTGGGGCTGCAACCCCAGCAGTTCCTGCTCAACCAGCCGTGGAACAACCTGTTCCTCATCGTCGTGATGATCTGGATCCAGGCCGGCTTCGCGATGACGATCCTGTCCGCGGCCATCAAGGCCATCCCGATGGAGATCACGGAGGCTGCGACGCTCGACGGCGTGTCGTCCACCCAGCTGTTCCGGTACGTCACCGTCCCGGCCATCCGCCCGACGCTCGTCGTCGTGCTCACGACGATCGCGATCGGCTGCCTCAAGGTGTTCGACATCGTGCGCACCATGACCGGCGGGCTGTACGGGACCAGCGTCGTGGCCAACGAGTTCTACACGCAGAGCTTCACGGCGGGGAACCAGGGGCTGGGTGCCGCGCTCGCGGTCCTGCTGTTCGTCCTGGTGATCCCGATCATCGTCTACAACGTCCGGCAGCTGCGACAGGCGGAGGCACGATGA
- a CDS encoding ABC transporter substrate-binding protein — MRKSAGVLAAGAVAALALTACTTGDGETPGGTADATVDEVEVDCADFEQYGDLEGKTITIYAGIVAPEDTPYMTSFEPFEECTGATVDYQADKQFEQQILVRAQAGNTPDIAIVPQPGLLAQLVATGTVQPAPEGVAANVDEFFGDAWKDLGTVDGTFYAAPSGASVKSLVWYSPAQFEENGYEVPETLDDLMALTEQIAADGNNKPWCAGIASGEATGWPLTDWVEDFVLRVGGPEVYDQWVAHEIPFNSEVPTQALDAVGEYLKNPDFVNGGIGDVSTIATTAFQDAGLPIVNGQCSLHRMASFYAANFPEGTDVAEDGDVFAFYLPSEDTSTKPVLGAGEFVVSFADRPEVQALLEFWSTDTWANLKAAASSEETGGGWITANSGLDTDNLVNPIDLLSAEILLDPASEFRFDGSDQMPAAVGTGAFWRESTAWITGQSTEETLSKIEAAWP; from the coding sequence ATGCGCAAGAGCGCTGGCGTGCTGGCGGCCGGGGCCGTGGCAGCGCTCGCGCTGACGGCCTGCACCACGGGCGACGGCGAGACACCGGGAGGCACCGCGGACGCCACGGTCGACGAGGTCGAGGTCGACTGCGCCGACTTCGAGCAGTACGGCGACCTCGAGGGCAAGACGATCACCATCTACGCGGGGATCGTGGCGCCGGAGGACACGCCGTACATGACCTCGTTCGAGCCCTTCGAGGAGTGCACGGGCGCCACGGTCGACTACCAGGCCGACAAGCAGTTCGAGCAGCAGATCCTCGTGCGCGCGCAGGCCGGCAACACGCCGGACATCGCCATCGTCCCGCAGCCGGGCCTGCTGGCCCAGCTCGTGGCGACGGGCACGGTCCAGCCCGCCCCCGAGGGCGTGGCGGCGAACGTCGACGAGTTCTTCGGCGACGCGTGGAAGGACCTGGGGACGGTCGACGGCACGTTCTACGCCGCGCCGTCGGGTGCGAGCGTCAAGTCGCTGGTCTGGTACTCGCCGGCGCAGTTCGAGGAGAACGGGTACGAGGTCCCCGAGACGCTGGACGACCTCATGGCCCTCACCGAGCAGATCGCGGCCGACGGCAACAACAAGCCGTGGTGCGCGGGCATCGCGTCGGGCGAGGCGACCGGCTGGCCGCTGACCGACTGGGTCGAGGACTTCGTGCTCCGCGTGGGCGGGCCCGAGGTGTACGACCAGTGGGTGGCGCACGAGATCCCGTTCAACTCCGAGGTCCCGACCCAGGCGCTCGACGCCGTGGGCGAGTACCTGAAGAACCCGGACTTCGTGAACGGCGGCATCGGGGACGTGTCGACCATCGCGACGACCGCGTTCCAGGACGCCGGCCTGCCGATCGTCAACGGGCAGTGCTCGCTGCACCGCATGGCCTCGTTCTACGCCGCGAACTTCCCCGAGGGCACCGACGTGGCGGAGGACGGTGACGTCTTCGCCTTCTACCTGCCGTCGGAGGACACCTCGACCAAGCCGGTGCTCGGCGCCGGTGAGTTCGTCGTCTCCTTCGCGGACCGTCCCGAGGTGCAGGCGCTGCTCGAGTTCTGGTCGACGGACACGTGGGCCAACCTCAAGGCGGCGGCGTCGTCCGAGGAGACCGGCGGTGGCTGGATCACCGCGAACAGCGGCCTGGACACCGACAACCTGGTGAACCCGATCGACCTGCTCTCGGCCGAGATCCTGCTGGACCCGGCGTCCGAGTTCCGGTTCGACGGCTCCGACCAGATGCCCGCCGCCGTCGGCACGGGCGCGTTCTGGCGCGAGTCGACCGCGTGGATCACGGGCCAGTCCACGGAGGAGACGCTCAGCAAGATCGAGGCCGCCTGGCCGTGA
- a CDS encoding HAD family hydrolase — MSRTRLVALDVDGTLMSYDGVISTDVRTAVTALVDAGVHVVLATGRSVHSAVVVAHDLGLTHGWAVCSNGAVTARLDPEVEGGWAVARSVTFDAGPALRAIAMEIPDALFAVEDLGVGFLVSAHFPPGEMSGRVTVVPFDELTSAPATRVVIRAPQSTPEEFHEIVERVGLHEVSYAVGWSAWLDLTPGGVSKASALEEVRRDVGVEPYETLAVGDGENDVEMLRWAACGVAMGHATDVVRAAADEVTGAIEDDGVVEVLRRVLR; from the coding sequence GTGAGCCGCACGCGGCTCGTCGCCCTGGACGTCGACGGCACGCTGATGTCGTACGACGGCGTCATCAGCACCGACGTGCGCACCGCGGTGACGGCACTCGTCGACGCGGGTGTCCACGTCGTGCTGGCCACCGGTCGGTCGGTGCACTCGGCCGTCGTCGTGGCGCACGACCTGGGCCTGACGCACGGCTGGGCCGTGTGCTCCAACGGTGCGGTGACGGCGCGGCTGGACCCCGAGGTCGAGGGCGGGTGGGCCGTCGCGCGGTCCGTGACGTTCGACGCCGGTCCTGCGCTGCGGGCGATCGCCATGGAGATCCCGGACGCGCTGTTCGCGGTCGAGGACCTGGGCGTGGGCTTCCTCGTGTCGGCGCACTTCCCGCCGGGGGAGATGTCCGGCCGGGTGACGGTCGTCCCGTTCGACGAGCTCACGTCCGCACCGGCGACCCGTGTCGTGATCCGGGCGCCGCAGAGCACGCCCGAGGAGTTCCACGAGATCGTCGAGCGCGTCGGGCTGCACGAGGTCTCGTACGCCGTCGGCTGGAGCGCGTGGCTGGACCTGACCCCCGGCGGCGTCTCCAAGGCGTCCGCGCTGGAGGAGGTGCGCCGCGACGTGGGCGTCGAGCCGTACGAGACGCTCGCGGTGGGCGACGGGGAGAACGACGTCGAGATGCTCCGCTGGGCGGCCTGCGGGGTGGCGATGGGGCACGCCACGGACGTCGTGCGTGCGGCCGCCGACGAGGTCACGGGCGCGATCGAGGACGACGGCGTGGTCGAGGTGCTGCGCCGCGTGCTGCGGTAG
- the serS gene encoding serine--tRNA ligase, producing the protein MIDLQLLRQEPDVVRASQVARGEDPHLVDEVLDADALRRSALTEYETLRAEQKALGKQVAQASGDEKQALLAHTKELAARVKALQGDAEQAEARATELSRRIGNVIEDGVPSGGEDDYVVLEHVGTPRDLAAEYGSDFVVKDHLELGEGLRAIDTPRGAKVSGARFYFLTGIGARLELALLNAAMDLALRNGFTPTITPTLVKPEIMAGTGFLGAHADEIYRLEADDLYLVGTSEVALAGYHSGEILDLSDGPLRYAGWSACYRREAGSYGKDTRGIIRVHQFHKVEAFVWTRPEDAYDEHRRILAWEKEMLALAELPYRVIDTAAGDLGSSAARKFDCEAWLPSQERWLELTSTSNCTTFQARRLGVRERTADGMRTVATLNGTLATTRWIVALLENHQQADGSVRVPEGLRPYLGGLEVLEPVR; encoded by the coding sequence GTGATCGATCTGCAGCTCCTGCGCCAGGAACCCGACGTCGTCCGTGCCAGCCAGGTGGCGCGCGGCGAGGACCCCCACCTCGTCGACGAGGTGCTCGACGCCGACGCGCTGCGGCGCTCCGCGCTGACGGAGTACGAGACGCTGCGCGCCGAGCAGAAGGCCCTCGGCAAGCAGGTCGCTCAGGCGTCCGGGGACGAGAAGCAGGCGCTGCTGGCGCACACCAAGGAGCTCGCCGCACGCGTCAAGGCCCTGCAGGGCGACGCCGAGCAGGCCGAGGCCCGTGCCACCGAGCTGTCGCGCCGCATCGGCAACGTCATCGAGGACGGCGTCCCCAGCGGCGGCGAGGACGACTACGTGGTGCTCGAGCACGTCGGCACCCCCCGCGACCTCGCGGCCGAGTACGGGTCGGACTTCGTCGTCAAGGACCACCTGGAGCTGGGCGAGGGCCTGCGCGCGATCGACACCCCGCGCGGCGCCAAGGTCTCCGGCGCACGGTTCTACTTCCTCACGGGCATCGGCGCGCGCCTCGAGCTCGCGCTCCTCAACGCCGCGATGGACCTCGCGCTGCGCAACGGCTTCACGCCGACGATCACCCCGACGCTCGTGAAGCCGGAGATCATGGCAGGCACCGGGTTCCTGGGCGCGCACGCCGACGAGATCTACCGGCTCGAGGCGGACGACCTGTACCTCGTCGGGACCAGCGAGGTCGCGCTCGCCGGGTACCACTCGGGGGAGATCCTCGACCTGTCGGACGGCCCGCTGCGGTACGCGGGCTGGAGCGCCTGCTACCGGCGCGAGGCGGGGTCGTACGGCAAGGACACCCGCGGCATCATCCGCGTCCACCAGTTCCACAAGGTCGAGGCCTTCGTCTGGACGCGGCCCGAGGACGCGTACGACGAGCACCGGCGGATCCTGGCGTGGGAGAAGGAGATGCTCGCGCTGGCCGAGCTGCCGTACCGCGTCATCGACACCGCTGCGGGTGACCTGGGGTCGAGCGCCGCGCGCAAGTTCGACTGCGAGGCGTGGCTGCCCAGCCAGGAGCGCTGGCTGGAGCTCACGTCGACCTCCAACTGCACGACGTTCCAGGCCCGTCGCCTCGGGGTGCGTGAGCGCACCGCCGACGGGATGCGGACCGTCGCCACCCTCAACGGCACGCTCGCCACGACGCGCTGGATCGTCGCGCTGCTGGAGAACCACCAGCAGGCCGACGGCTCCGTGCGCGTCCCGGAGGGCCTGCGGCCCTACCTGGGCGGGCTCGAGGTGCTGGAGCCGGTCCGGTGA
- a CDS encoding diacylglycerol/lipid kinase family protein, producing MSWVEWVAVVAGALALVAVGLGLWVWRQQRRLGARLAGPAPAPPADTGRPAGQLVAFVANPSKPDVVELRAAVRKAASEQYLPEPMWLETTVEDPGVGQARSAVESGADLVVAVGGDGTVRAVAEALAGTGVPMGLMPLGTGNLLARNLDVPISDPLAALQLALDGTDKPIDVGWLRVERWESQMDDDIAEAADDLPDDTDKPRDHIFLVIAGLGFDAAMVADTDDGLKAKVGWIAYFMAGVRHLHGRRLRVRLTLDDKPVQQLRARSLLVGNCGKLPGGITLLPDAVLDDGVLDIASIDTRGGIAGWAQLFGEVVLQGVGVRNEAPGKIGRIDHTRARSARIEVAGGEHVQVDGDIVGRASVITARVDPGALVVRVAR from the coding sequence ATGTCATGGGTCGAGTGGGTCGCGGTGGTCGCCGGTGCGCTGGCGCTCGTCGCCGTCGGGCTGGGCCTGTGGGTCTGGCGTCAGCAGCGCAGGCTCGGCGCACGCCTCGCGGGGCCCGCACCCGCGCCGCCGGCGGACACGGGCCGACCCGCCGGCCAGCTCGTGGCCTTCGTCGCCAACCCGTCCAAGCCCGACGTCGTCGAGCTGCGCGCGGCCGTCCGCAAGGCCGCCTCCGAGCAGTACCTGCCGGAGCCGATGTGGCTCGAGACGACCGTCGAGGACCCGGGTGTCGGCCAGGCGCGGTCGGCCGTGGAGTCCGGGGCCGACCTGGTGGTCGCCGTCGGCGGTGACGGCACCGTGCGCGCGGTCGCCGAGGCGCTCGCCGGGACGGGCGTGCCGATGGGCCTCATGCCGCTGGGGACGGGCAACCTCCTGGCCCGCAACCTCGACGTGCCGATCAGCGACCCGCTCGCGGCGCTCCAGCTCGCGCTCGACGGCACCGACAAGCCCATCGACGTCGGCTGGCTGCGCGTCGAGCGGTGGGAGTCGCAGATGGACGACGACATCGCCGAGGCCGCCGACGACCTGCCGGACGACACCGACAAGCCGCGCGACCACATCTTCCTCGTCATCGCCGGCCTCGGGTTCGACGCCGCGATGGTGGCCGACACGGACGACGGCCTCAAGGCCAAGGTGGGCTGGATCGCGTACTTCATGGCCGGCGTGCGTCACCTGCACGGCCGACGCCTGCGGGTCCGCCTGACGCTGGACGACAAGCCCGTCCAGCAGCTGCGTGCCCGCAGCCTGCTCGTCGGCAACTGCGGCAAGCTGCCCGGCGGCATCACGCTGCTGCCCGACGCCGTCCTCGACGACGGCGTGCTCGACATCGCCTCGATCGACACGCGCGGCGGGATCGCGGGCTGGGCGCAGCTGTTCGGCGAGGTCGTGCTGCAGGGCGTCGGCGTCCGCAACGAGGCCCCCGGCAAGATCGGACGCATCGACCACACGCGCGCCCGCTCGGCACGCATCGAGGTGGCCGGCGGCGAGCACGTGCAGGTCGACGGCGACATCGTGGGTCGCGCGAGCGTGATCACGGCCCGCGTGGACCCCGGCGCGCTGGTCGTGCGCGTCGCGCGCTGA